A genomic stretch from Tribolium castaneum strain GA2 chromosome 6, icTriCast1.1, whole genome shotgun sequence includes:
- the LOC107398542 gene encoding histidine-rich glycoprotein, protein MGALVIASMFLLGLATTKAKELPQVPYQEPLALALTSRGMVVAPLHSASPPEPPKLVATATNYEPYPAKDYHFAGYSPETNGFVPSYAPPQPEDDYSSENTEGFDQEQFFGDLKGYTHYKTSNSFNFEGPRQLETINTKSYHKETEPYDVSTFAHEDHHGHDEEHAEVHYHQHKHVHKHNHKQEHVHKHSGQHKHEHGHKHQHQGHHEHKHVGEHKHEHQGKHVHSHKSEHEHKHHGSHHHSHHGDHKHDHKHTGEHKHDHHHGHKHSHHSDHKHEHHQDHKHDHHHDHSHHGMHKHQHHSQGSHKHQHQHKHESKHHHGHKHGHSHKHSHHKH, encoded by the exons ATGGGAGCTTTG GTGATTGCGAGTATGTTCTTGCTGGGTCTTGCCACCACCAAGGCCAAAGAACTGCCACAAGTGCCCTACCAAGAGCCCCTAGCCCTGGCCCTGACCAGTAGAGGCATGGTAGTAGCCCCCCTACATAGCGCATCACCTCCGGAACCACCAAAACTGGTCGCAACGGCCACTAACTACGAACCATACCCAGCAAAAGACTACCATTTCGCTGGGTATAGTCCAGAAACCAACGGTTTTGTCCCCAGCTATGCCCCACCCCAGCCCGAAGACGACTACTCCAGCGAGAACACCGAAGGCTTCGACCAGGAGCAATTCTTCGGCGACCTCAAAGGCTACACCCATTACAAAACCTCCAACAGCTTCAACTTCGAAGGCCCCCGTCAACTTGAAACCATCAACACGAAAAGCTACCACAAAGAAACTGAACCTTACGACGTCTCAACCTTCGCCCATGAAGACCACCATGGGCATGACGAGGAACACGCAGAAGTGCACTACCACCAACACAAACACGTCCACAAACACAACCACAAGCAAGAACACGTCCACAAGCACTCCGGCCAACACAAGCACGAACACGGACACAAGCACCAACACCAAGGCCACCACGAGCACAAACACGTGGGCGAACACAAGCACGAACATCAGGGGAAACATGTGCACAGCCACAAGAGCGAACATGAACACAAGCATCACGGGTCGCATCATCACAGTCATCACGGGGACCATAAGCATGATCATAAGCATACAGGGGAGCATAAGCACGATCATCATCACGGGCATAAGCATTCGCATCATTCGGATCATAAGCATGAGCACCATCAGGACCATAAGCATGATCATCATCATGATCATAGTCATCATGGAATGCACAAGCATCAGCATCACAGTCAAGGCTCGCACAAGCATCAGCATCAGCACAAGCATGAGAGCAAGCATCATCATGGGCATAAGCATGGGCATAGCCACAAGCATAGCCACCACAAACATTGA
- the LOC107398544 gene encoding histidine-rich glycoprotein, with protein MGANLEASVFLVKLLLVGITGSVTLPDVKYLQYYQPTLHSATNPLVHVLPLEKQDYQDEVIYDVDQDKPQDYDDYKKYEDDAEKYSTSARRTHFPKKGKKEVHYHKHKHIHEHDHKQEHVHKHQQKHEHEHKHGHKQEDQHSHHHTSHHQHDHHENAHHQHQGRHKHAHHSDHKHDHKSEHKHGHYHSAKHEHKQSHKHEHSHDGHHGHDHHHSNSHHHSHDHKQEDKHVHHHSAKTQHNHQHKHGHHGHHDHKHGHKHTHGHKHSKH; from the exons ATGGGAGCAAAT CTCGAAGCGAGTGTGTTTTTGGTTAAACTTCTCCTGGTTGGTATCACCGGAAGTGTCACTTTGCCCGATGTGAAGTACCTCCAGTACTACCAACCCACTTTGCACAGCGCCACCAACCCATTGGTCCACGTCCTGCCACTGGAAAAGCAGGACTACCAGGACGAAGTGATCTACGATGTGGACCAAGACAAGCCCCAAGACTACGACGATTACAAAAAGTACGAAGACGACGCCGAAAAGTACTCCACAAGTGCGCGAAGAACCCATTTCCCGAAAAAGGGCAAAAAGGAGGTCCACTACCACAAGCACAAGCACATCCATGAGCACGACCACAAGCAGGAGCACGTCCACAAACACCAGCAGAAGCACGAACACGAGCACAAGCATGGGCATAAGCAGGAGGACCAGCACAGCCACCACCACACCAGCCACCACCAACACGACCACCACGAAAATGCCCACCACCAGCACCAAGGCCGCCACAAGCATGCCCACCACAGCGACCACAAGCACGACCACAAGTCGGAGCACAAGCATGGGCATTACCACAGCGCCAAGCACGAACACAAGCAAAGCCACAAGCATGAGCATTCGCATGATGGGCATCATGGGCATGACCACCACCACAGCAACAGCCATCATCATTCGCACGACCATAAGCAGGAGGACAAGCACGTGCACCACCATTCGGCGAAGACTCAACACAACCATCAACATAAGCATGGGCATCATGGGCATCACGATCACAAGCATGGGCATAAACATACCCACGGACATAAGCATTCCAAACATTGA
- the LOC107398543 gene encoding amyloid beta A4 precursor protein-binding family B member 1-interacting protein-like: protein MTTLTRSNSRAMPSYKEYVNFLGGYKTGKKDDETSDSAISISTSTSSSSLSSADAPDFAKTACTPYTTYVQNQKNRKFNPVKPSFDAKPTKKTEIFIEIQPTKSVSEVSKIFENPNKLNSKISVFENKPKIATKPKIDLDLPPPPPEFLAPDFLPPPPPEFLLNESKVAPPPPPPPPQVNHTPPPLPQTSPPRLQASLTKGPPAKFSVDNPKGVAPEIDRNDPMVRKLVYGTLRGLYGAYHDKASDMLATMPKNMVVRSNGVRDRIEQIASNGDLEKLNGRVNPRLEE from the exons ATGACAACGCTAACGCGCTCCAACTCCCGCGCCATGCCGTCCTACAAGGAGTACGTCAACTTCCTCGGCGGCTACAAAACCGGAAAAAAGGACGACGAAACCTCCGACAGTGCCATTTCCATCAGCACCAGCACGTCCTCCTCCTCCCTCAGCTCAGCGGACGCGCCAGACTTTGCCAAAACCGCCTGCACCCCCTACACCACATACGTCCAGAAccaaaaaaaccgaaaattcAACCCGGTTAAACCGAGCTTTGACGCCAAACCGACGAAAAAAACCGAGATTTTCATCGAAATCCAACCGACAAAGTCCGTCAGTGAAGTGAGCAAGATTTTCGAAAACCCAAACAAACTCAACTCAAAAATCAGCGTTTTTGAAAACAAACCCAAAATCGCaactaaaccaaaaattgACCTGGACCTGCCCCCACCGCCCCCGGAATTTCTCGCACCCGACTTTTTACCGCCGCCCCCGCCCGAATTTCTACTAAACGAGTCAAAAGTTGCGCCGCCACCGCCGCCCCCACCCCCGCAAGTCAACCACACACCGCCCCCTTTACCCCAAACTTCGCCCCCTAGACTACAGGCGAGTTTGACAAAAGGGCCCCCTGCCAAATTTTCGGTTGATAATCCCAAAGGGGTTGCTCCTGAAATTGACAGAAATGACCCAATGGTCCGAAAATTGGTCTATGGTACTTTGAGGGGTCTCTATGGGGCTTACCATGACAAGGCTAGTGATATGTTGGCAACAATGCCCAAAAATATGGTCGTTAGGAGCAACGGGGTTAGGGACAGGATTGAACAAATTGC GTCCAACGGTGACTTGGAGAAGCTGAACGGGCGGGTGAATCCGAGATTAGAGGAGTGA